A window of Hippoglossus stenolepis isolate QCI-W04-F060 chromosome 18, HSTE1.2, whole genome shotgun sequence contains these coding sequences:
- the dab2ipb gene encoding DAB2 interacting protein b isoform X6 → MEATSTATTPFRVTVSTGFLSRRLKGSIKRTKSQPKLDRNSSFRHILPGFRSVDNDRSHLMPRLKESRSHESLLSPSSAVEALDLSMEDEVIIKPVHSSILGQDFCFEVTTSTGSKCFSCRSSAERDKWMENLRRAVQPNKDNSRRVENLLRLWIIEAKDLPAKKKYFCELCLDESLYARTTCKLKTDNVFWGEHFEFNNLPAVKCITAHLYKDTDKKKKKDKNNYIGLVNIPVAAVTGRQFVEKWYPVSTPNPPKGKTSGPMIRIKARYQSMNILPMEMYKEFAEYTTNNYMLLCSVLEPGISVKNKEEMACALVHILQSTGKAKDFLTDLMMSEVDRCGENEHLIFRENTLATKAIEEYLKLVGQKYLQDALGEFIKALYESDENCEVDPSKCSSGDLPEHQSNLKMCCELAFCKIINSYCVFPRELKEVFASWRQECSNRGRPDISERLISASLFLRFLCPAIMSPSLFNLMQEYPDDRTARTLTLIAKVTQNLANFTKFGNKEEYMSFMNQFLEHEWTNMQRFLLEISNPETISNTAGFEGYIDLGRELSTLHSLLSEVVSQMDQSAASKLGPLPRILREVNTALSNPSSVQMTPGLSSEQMGSPPAEASCSISTGLQKMVIDNELSGLVDFTRLPSPTPENKDLFFVTRSSGIQPSPARSSSYSETNEPDLGMANGSKSLSMVDLQDPRSLEGGPGPCTSDTLGEGPGSGGGWSARVPQGNILGGPTLRRPGQTPTTPGTESTPGRPAQLLAPLSFQNPVYQMAACLPVSPRGMTDSGSECHSSVSSHSNNEEGPAGGKHAFLNHGGGGGGGSSGDEYARRSGEFNRRQLSLTEMQHQPTVPRQNSAGPQRRIDQPPPQSITRGRTPPNLLNSGPYPRPSSGSMMTSSPDWPGSGARLRQQSSSSKGDSPETKQRAQHKQAPSPVNPSALDRTAAWLLNMNVQYLDHERMEPESLRNREDLTQVEKYQQEIAVLQEKLRASVQKLEEYEARLKGQDEQAQKVLMEYQARLEESEERLRRQQDDKDLQMKGIISRLMSVEEELKKDHSDMQAVVDSKQKIIDAQEKRIASLDATNARLMGTLTQLKERYSMQTRNGISPTNPTKLQITENGEFRNSSNC, encoded by the exons ATCTCATCTGATGCCGAGGCTGAAGGAGTCTCGCTCCCATGAGTCATTGCTCAGCCCCAGTAGCGCTGTAGAAGCTCTGGACCTAAGTATGGAGGACGAGGTTATCATCAAGCCTGTTCACAGCAGCATCCTCGGGCAGGACTTCTGCTTTGAG GTCACCACCTCCACGGGGAGCAAATGCTTTTCCTGCCGCTCATCAGCCGAGAGAGACAAATGGATGGAGAATCTGCGGCGAGCGGTGCAACCCAACAAG gaCAACAGTCGCCGGGTGGAGAACCTGCTGAGGCTGTGGATCATCGAGGCCAAGGATCTGCCGGCGAAAAAGAAATACTTCTGCGAGCTGTGTCTGGATGAATCCCTCTACGCTCGCACCACCTGCAAGCTCAAGACTGACAATGTGTTTTGGGGCGAGCACTTTGAGTTTAATAACCTACCTGCTGTCAAGTGTATCACGGCCCACCTCTACAAGGACAcggacaagaagaaaaagaaagacaaaaacaattacatCGGACTCGTCAACATCCCCGTCGCAGCGGTTACCGGGCGACAGTTTGTGGAGAAATGGTATCCGGTGAGCACGCCCAACCCCCCTAAGGGCAAGACTTCTGGGCCCATGATCCGCATCAAGGCGCGCTATCAGAGTATGAACATCCTTCCCATGGAGATGTACAAGGAGTTTGCAGAGTACACCACCAACAACTACATGCTGCTGTGCTCGGTGCTCGAGCCCGGGATTAGCGTCAAGAACAAGGAGGAGATGGCGTGTGCACTGGTCCACATTCTGCAGAGCACGGGCAAGGCCAAG gACTTCCTCACAGACTTAATGATGTCGGAGGTGGACCGCTGCGGGGAGAACGAGCACCTCATCTTCAGAGAGAACACGCTCGCCACAAAGGCCATCGAGGAATACCTCAAACTGGTGGGACAGAAGTACCTGCAGGACGCGCTGG gcGAGTTCATCAAGGCTCTGTACGAGTCAGATGAGAACTGTGAGGTGGATCCATCCAAGTGCTCGTCAGGTGACCTCCCAGAACACCAGAGTAACCTGAAGATGTGCTGTGAGCTGGCCTTCTGCAAAATCATCAACTCATACTG TGTCTTTCCCCGAGAATTGAAAGAGGTCTTTGCGTCGTGGCGACAGGAATGCAGCAACCGGGGTCGACCGGACATCAGCGAGCGTCTGATCAGTGCGTCTTTGTTCCTGCGGTTTCTGTGTCCGGCCATCATGTCCCCGTCACTTTTCAATCTGATGCAGGAGTATCCCGATGACCGCACGGCGCGCACCCTCACGCTCATCGCCAAAGTCACCCAAAACCTGGCCAACTTCACCAA ATTTGGTAACAAGGAAGAGTACATGTCCTTCATGAACCAATTCCTGGAGCACGAGTGGACCAACATGCAGCGCTTCTTGCTCGAAATCTCAAATCCTGAGACGATCTCCAACACGGCGGGCTTCGAGGGCTACATCGACCTCGGCAGGGAGCTGTCCACACTGCACTCCCTCCTGTCTGAGGTGGTGTCTCAGATGGACCAG AGTGCGGCCTCGAAGCTGGGTCCTCTGCCCAGGATCCTGCGGGAGGTGAACACAGCTCTGTCCAACCCGTCAAGTGTCCAGATGACACCCGGGCTGTCCTCGGAGCAAATGGGATCGCCGCCCGCCGAGGCGAGCTGTAGCATCTCCACTGGTCTGCAGAAGATGGTCATAGACAATGAACTTTCAGG atTGGTTGATTTTACCAGGTTACCCTCCCCAACCCCAGAAAACAAGGACCTATTCTTTGTGACACGGAGCTCAGGGATCCAGCCCTCCCCAGCACGCAGCTCGAGTTACTCTGAGACCAACGAGCCGGACCTGGGCATGGCAAATGGCAGCAAAAGCCTGTCCATGGTGGACCTCCAGGACCCACGCAGTCTGGAAGGTGGCCCGGGTCCTTGTACCTCAGACACTTTGGGTGAAGGCCCAGGCTCTGGTGGTGGCTGGTCAGCCAGAGTACCACAAGGCAACATCCTGGGAGGTCCCACCTTGAGAAGGCCAGGCCAGACCCCCACCACCCCAGGAACAGAAAGCACCCCAGGTCGACCCGCCCAACTGCTCGCCCCCCTATCCTTCCAGAATCCAGTTTACCAGATGGcggcctgcctgcctgtctccCCGCGCGGAATGACCGACTCAGGGTCAGAGTGCCACAGTTCTGTCAGTTCCCACAGCAACAATGAGGAGGGACCCGCAGGAGGAAAACACGCCTTCTTGAACcatggtggaggtggtggtggggggagcAGCGGGGACGAGTACGCCAGGCGTTCGGGCGAGTTCAACCGCCGACAACTATCCCTCACGGAAATGCAGCACCAGCCCACCGTCCCCAGACAGAACAGCGCTGGCCCACAGCGGAGGATAGACCAGCCCCCGCCTCAGAGCATCACTCGGGGCCGCACCCCGCCGAATCTGCTAAACAGCGGACCCTACCCCCGGCCCTCGTCTGGCAGCATGATGACATCATCCCCCGACTGGCCCGGCAGCGGTGCTCGGTTACGACAGCAGTCCTCTTCTTCCAAAGGTGACAGTCCTGAGACCAAGCAGAGGGCTCAGCACAAACAG GCCCCCTCCCCTGTGAACCCAAGTGCGCTGGACCGCACAGCAGCCTGGCTATTGAATATGAATGTGCAGTATTTAGACCATGAGCGGATGGAGCCCGAGTcactgagaaacagagaggatcTGACTCAGGTGGAGAAG TACCAGCAGGAGATCGCggtgctgcaggagaagctgcgGGCATCGGTGCAGAAGCTGGAGGAGTATGAGGCCCGGCTGAAGGGTCAGGACGAGCAGGCCCAGAAGGTGCTGATGGAGTACCAGGCCAGGCTGGAGGAGTCGGAGGAGCGCCTGCGCCGACAGCAGGACGACAAGGACCTGCAGATGAAGGGCATCATCAGCAG GTTAATGTCGGTggaagaggagctgaagaaggatCATTCCGACATGCAGGCGGTCGTCGACTCCAAACAGAAAATCATCGATGCACAG gagAAGCGTATAGCGTCGCTGGACGCAACCAATGCCCGTCTGATGGGCACTCTGACCCAGCTGAAGGAACGCTACAGCATGCAGACCCGCAACGGCATCTCCCCCACCAACCCCACCAAACTGCAGATCACCGAGAACGGAGAGTTCAGGAACAGCAGCAACTGCTAG
- the dab2ipb gene encoding DAB2 interacting protein b isoform X4: MDPDTSTHPETQHESPPDRTGRRRSVPGGSSDKTTPTMEATSTATTPFRVTGFLSRRLKGSIKRTKSQPKLDRNSSFRHILPGFRSVDNDRSHLMPRLKESRSHESLLSPSSAVEALDLSMEDEVIIKPVHSSILGQDFCFEVTTSTGSKCFSCRSSAERDKWMENLRRAVQPNKDNSRRVENLLRLWIIEAKDLPAKKKYFCELCLDESLYARTTCKLKTDNVFWGEHFEFNNLPAVKCITAHLYKDTDKKKKKDKNNYIGLVNIPVAAVTGRQFVEKWYPVSTPNPPKGKTSGPMIRIKARYQSMNILPMEMYKEFAEYTTNNYMLLCSVLEPGISVKNKEEMACALVHILQSTGKAKDFLTDLMMSEVDRCGENEHLIFRENTLATKAIEEYLKLVGQKYLQDALGEFIKALYESDENCEVDPSKCSSGDLPEHQSNLKMCCELAFCKIINSYCVFPRELKEVFASWRQECSNRGRPDISERLISASLFLRFLCPAIMSPSLFNLMQEYPDDRTARTLTLIAKVTQNLANFTKFGNKEEYMSFMNQFLEHEWTNMQRFLLEISNPETISNTAGFEGYIDLGRELSTLHSLLSEVVSQMDQSAASKLGPLPRILREVNTALSNPSSVQMTPGLSSEQMGSPPAEASCSISTGLQKMVIDNELSGLVDFTRLPSPTPENKDLFFVTRSSGIQPSPARSSSYSETNEPDLGMANGSKSLSMVDLQDPRSLEGGPGPCTSDTLGEGPGSGGGWSARVPQGNILGGPTLRRPGQTPTTPGTESTPGRPAQLLAPLSFQNPVYQMAACLPVSPRGMTDSGSECHSSVSSHSNNEEGPAGGKHAFLNHGGGGGGGSSGDEYARRSGEFNRRQLSLTEMQHQPTVPRQNSAGPQRRIDQPPPQSITRGRTPPNLLNSGPYPRPSSGSMMTSSPDWPGSGARLRQQSSSSKGDSPETKQRAQHKQAPSPVNPSALDRTAAWLLNMNVQYLDHERMEPESLRNREDLTQVEKYQQEIAVLQEKLRASVQKLEEYEARLKGQDEQAQKVLMEYQARLEESEERLRRQQDDKDLQMKGIISRLMSVEEELKKDHSDMQAVVDSKQKIIDAQEKRIASLDATNARLMGTLTQLKERYSMQTRNGISPTNPTKLQITENGEFRNSSNC, translated from the exons ATCTCATCTGATGCCGAGGCTGAAGGAGTCTCGCTCCCATGAGTCATTGCTCAGCCCCAGTAGCGCTGTAGAAGCTCTGGACCTAAGTATGGAGGACGAGGTTATCATCAAGCCTGTTCACAGCAGCATCCTCGGGCAGGACTTCTGCTTTGAG GTCACCACCTCCACGGGGAGCAAATGCTTTTCCTGCCGCTCATCAGCCGAGAGAGACAAATGGATGGAGAATCTGCGGCGAGCGGTGCAACCCAACAAG gaCAACAGTCGCCGGGTGGAGAACCTGCTGAGGCTGTGGATCATCGAGGCCAAGGATCTGCCGGCGAAAAAGAAATACTTCTGCGAGCTGTGTCTGGATGAATCCCTCTACGCTCGCACCACCTGCAAGCTCAAGACTGACAATGTGTTTTGGGGCGAGCACTTTGAGTTTAATAACCTACCTGCTGTCAAGTGTATCACGGCCCACCTCTACAAGGACAcggacaagaagaaaaagaaagacaaaaacaattacatCGGACTCGTCAACATCCCCGTCGCAGCGGTTACCGGGCGACAGTTTGTGGAGAAATGGTATCCGGTGAGCACGCCCAACCCCCCTAAGGGCAAGACTTCTGGGCCCATGATCCGCATCAAGGCGCGCTATCAGAGTATGAACATCCTTCCCATGGAGATGTACAAGGAGTTTGCAGAGTACACCACCAACAACTACATGCTGCTGTGCTCGGTGCTCGAGCCCGGGATTAGCGTCAAGAACAAGGAGGAGATGGCGTGTGCACTGGTCCACATTCTGCAGAGCACGGGCAAGGCCAAG gACTTCCTCACAGACTTAATGATGTCGGAGGTGGACCGCTGCGGGGAGAACGAGCACCTCATCTTCAGAGAGAACACGCTCGCCACAAAGGCCATCGAGGAATACCTCAAACTGGTGGGACAGAAGTACCTGCAGGACGCGCTGG gcGAGTTCATCAAGGCTCTGTACGAGTCAGATGAGAACTGTGAGGTGGATCCATCCAAGTGCTCGTCAGGTGACCTCCCAGAACACCAGAGTAACCTGAAGATGTGCTGTGAGCTGGCCTTCTGCAAAATCATCAACTCATACTG TGTCTTTCCCCGAGAATTGAAAGAGGTCTTTGCGTCGTGGCGACAGGAATGCAGCAACCGGGGTCGACCGGACATCAGCGAGCGTCTGATCAGTGCGTCTTTGTTCCTGCGGTTTCTGTGTCCGGCCATCATGTCCCCGTCACTTTTCAATCTGATGCAGGAGTATCCCGATGACCGCACGGCGCGCACCCTCACGCTCATCGCCAAAGTCACCCAAAACCTGGCCAACTTCACCAA ATTTGGTAACAAGGAAGAGTACATGTCCTTCATGAACCAATTCCTGGAGCACGAGTGGACCAACATGCAGCGCTTCTTGCTCGAAATCTCAAATCCTGAGACGATCTCCAACACGGCGGGCTTCGAGGGCTACATCGACCTCGGCAGGGAGCTGTCCACACTGCACTCCCTCCTGTCTGAGGTGGTGTCTCAGATGGACCAG AGTGCGGCCTCGAAGCTGGGTCCTCTGCCCAGGATCCTGCGGGAGGTGAACACAGCTCTGTCCAACCCGTCAAGTGTCCAGATGACACCCGGGCTGTCCTCGGAGCAAATGGGATCGCCGCCCGCCGAGGCGAGCTGTAGCATCTCCACTGGTCTGCAGAAGATGGTCATAGACAATGAACTTTCAGG atTGGTTGATTTTACCAGGTTACCCTCCCCAACCCCAGAAAACAAGGACCTATTCTTTGTGACACGGAGCTCAGGGATCCAGCCCTCCCCAGCACGCAGCTCGAGTTACTCTGAGACCAACGAGCCGGACCTGGGCATGGCAAATGGCAGCAAAAGCCTGTCCATGGTGGACCTCCAGGACCCACGCAGTCTGGAAGGTGGCCCGGGTCCTTGTACCTCAGACACTTTGGGTGAAGGCCCAGGCTCTGGTGGTGGCTGGTCAGCCAGAGTACCACAAGGCAACATCCTGGGAGGTCCCACCTTGAGAAGGCCAGGCCAGACCCCCACCACCCCAGGAACAGAAAGCACCCCAGGTCGACCCGCCCAACTGCTCGCCCCCCTATCCTTCCAGAATCCAGTTTACCAGATGGcggcctgcctgcctgtctccCCGCGCGGAATGACCGACTCAGGGTCAGAGTGCCACAGTTCTGTCAGTTCCCACAGCAACAATGAGGAGGGACCCGCAGGAGGAAAACACGCCTTCTTGAACcatggtggaggtggtggtggggggagcAGCGGGGACGAGTACGCCAGGCGTTCGGGCGAGTTCAACCGCCGACAACTATCCCTCACGGAAATGCAGCACCAGCCCACCGTCCCCAGACAGAACAGCGCTGGCCCACAGCGGAGGATAGACCAGCCCCCGCCTCAGAGCATCACTCGGGGCCGCACCCCGCCGAATCTGCTAAACAGCGGACCCTACCCCCGGCCCTCGTCTGGCAGCATGATGACATCATCCCCCGACTGGCCCGGCAGCGGTGCTCGGTTACGACAGCAGTCCTCTTCTTCCAAAGGTGACAGTCCTGAGACCAAGCAGAGGGCTCAGCACAAACAG GCCCCCTCCCCTGTGAACCCAAGTGCGCTGGACCGCACAGCAGCCTGGCTATTGAATATGAATGTGCAGTATTTAGACCATGAGCGGATGGAGCCCGAGTcactgagaaacagagaggatcTGACTCAGGTGGAGAAG TACCAGCAGGAGATCGCggtgctgcaggagaagctgcgGGCATCGGTGCAGAAGCTGGAGGAGTATGAGGCCCGGCTGAAGGGTCAGGACGAGCAGGCCCAGAAGGTGCTGATGGAGTACCAGGCCAGGCTGGAGGAGTCGGAGGAGCGCCTGCGCCGACAGCAGGACGACAAGGACCTGCAGATGAAGGGCATCATCAGCAG GTTAATGTCGGTggaagaggagctgaagaaggatCATTCCGACATGCAGGCGGTCGTCGACTCCAAACAGAAAATCATCGATGCACAG gagAAGCGTATAGCGTCGCTGGACGCAACCAATGCCCGTCTGATGGGCACTCTGACCCAGCTGAAGGAACGCTACAGCATGCAGACCCGCAACGGCATCTCCCCCACCAACCCCACCAAACTGCAGATCACCGAGAACGGAGAGTTCAGGAACAGCAGCAACTGCTAG
- the dab2ipb gene encoding DAB2 interacting protein b isoform X7 yields MFHIFSRSSHLMPRLKESRSHESLLSPSSAVEALDLSMEDEVIIKPVHSSILGQDFCFEVTTSTGSKCFSCRSSAERDKWMENLRRAVQPNKDNSRRVENLLRLWIIEAKDLPAKKKYFCELCLDESLYARTTCKLKTDNVFWGEHFEFNNLPAVKCITAHLYKDTDKKKKKDKNNYIGLVNIPVAAVTGRQFVEKWYPVSTPNPPKGKTSGPMIRIKARYQSMNILPMEMYKEFAEYTTNNYMLLCSVLEPGISVKNKEEMACALVHILQSTGKAKDFLTDLMMSEVDRCGENEHLIFRENTLATKAIEEYLKLVGQKYLQDALGEFIKALYESDENCEVDPSKCSSGDLPEHQSNLKMCCELAFCKIINSYCVFPRELKEVFASWRQECSNRGRPDISERLISASLFLRFLCPAIMSPSLFNLMQEYPDDRTARTLTLIAKVTQNLANFTKFGNKEEYMSFMNQFLEHEWTNMQRFLLEISNPETISNTAGFEGYIDLGRELSTLHSLLSEVVSQMDQSAASKLGPLPRILREVNTALSNPSSVQMTPGLSSEQMGSPPAEASCSISTGLQKMVIDNELSGLVDFTRLPSPTPENKDLFFVTRSSGIQPSPARSSSYSETNEPDLGMANGSKSLSMVDLQDPRSLEGGPGPCTSDTLGEGPGSGGGWSARVPQGNILGGPTLRRPGQTPTTPGTESTPGRPAQLLAPLSFQNPVYQMAACLPVSPRGMTDSGSECHSSVSSHSNNEEGPAGGKHAFLNHGGGGGGGSSGDEYARRSGEFNRRQLSLTEMQHQPTVPRQNSAGPQRRIDQPPPQSITRGRTPPNLLNSGPYPRPSSGSMMTSSPDWPGSGARLRQQSSSSKGDSPETKQRAQHKQAPSPVNPSALDRTAAWLLNMNVQYLDHERMEPESLRNREDLTQVEKYQQEIAVLQEKLRASVQKLEEYEARLKGQDEQAQKVLMEYQARLEESEERLRRQQDDKDLQMKGIISRLMSVEEELKKDHSDMQAVVDSKQKIIDAQEKRIASLDATNARLMGTLTQLKERYSMQTRNGISPTNPTKLQITENGEFRNSSNC; encoded by the exons ATCTCATCTGATGCCGAGGCTGAAGGAGTCTCGCTCCCATGAGTCATTGCTCAGCCCCAGTAGCGCTGTAGAAGCTCTGGACCTAAGTATGGAGGACGAGGTTATCATCAAGCCTGTTCACAGCAGCATCCTCGGGCAGGACTTCTGCTTTGAG GTCACCACCTCCACGGGGAGCAAATGCTTTTCCTGCCGCTCATCAGCCGAGAGAGACAAATGGATGGAGAATCTGCGGCGAGCGGTGCAACCCAACAAG gaCAACAGTCGCCGGGTGGAGAACCTGCTGAGGCTGTGGATCATCGAGGCCAAGGATCTGCCGGCGAAAAAGAAATACTTCTGCGAGCTGTGTCTGGATGAATCCCTCTACGCTCGCACCACCTGCAAGCTCAAGACTGACAATGTGTTTTGGGGCGAGCACTTTGAGTTTAATAACCTACCTGCTGTCAAGTGTATCACGGCCCACCTCTACAAGGACAcggacaagaagaaaaagaaagacaaaaacaattacatCGGACTCGTCAACATCCCCGTCGCAGCGGTTACCGGGCGACAGTTTGTGGAGAAATGGTATCCGGTGAGCACGCCCAACCCCCCTAAGGGCAAGACTTCTGGGCCCATGATCCGCATCAAGGCGCGCTATCAGAGTATGAACATCCTTCCCATGGAGATGTACAAGGAGTTTGCAGAGTACACCACCAACAACTACATGCTGCTGTGCTCGGTGCTCGAGCCCGGGATTAGCGTCAAGAACAAGGAGGAGATGGCGTGTGCACTGGTCCACATTCTGCAGAGCACGGGCAAGGCCAAG gACTTCCTCACAGACTTAATGATGTCGGAGGTGGACCGCTGCGGGGAGAACGAGCACCTCATCTTCAGAGAGAACACGCTCGCCACAAAGGCCATCGAGGAATACCTCAAACTGGTGGGACAGAAGTACCTGCAGGACGCGCTGG gcGAGTTCATCAAGGCTCTGTACGAGTCAGATGAGAACTGTGAGGTGGATCCATCCAAGTGCTCGTCAGGTGACCTCCCAGAACACCAGAGTAACCTGAAGATGTGCTGTGAGCTGGCCTTCTGCAAAATCATCAACTCATACTG TGTCTTTCCCCGAGAATTGAAAGAGGTCTTTGCGTCGTGGCGACAGGAATGCAGCAACCGGGGTCGACCGGACATCAGCGAGCGTCTGATCAGTGCGTCTTTGTTCCTGCGGTTTCTGTGTCCGGCCATCATGTCCCCGTCACTTTTCAATCTGATGCAGGAGTATCCCGATGACCGCACGGCGCGCACCCTCACGCTCATCGCCAAAGTCACCCAAAACCTGGCCAACTTCACCAA ATTTGGTAACAAGGAAGAGTACATGTCCTTCATGAACCAATTCCTGGAGCACGAGTGGACCAACATGCAGCGCTTCTTGCTCGAAATCTCAAATCCTGAGACGATCTCCAACACGGCGGGCTTCGAGGGCTACATCGACCTCGGCAGGGAGCTGTCCACACTGCACTCCCTCCTGTCTGAGGTGGTGTCTCAGATGGACCAG AGTGCGGCCTCGAAGCTGGGTCCTCTGCCCAGGATCCTGCGGGAGGTGAACACAGCTCTGTCCAACCCGTCAAGTGTCCAGATGACACCCGGGCTGTCCTCGGAGCAAATGGGATCGCCGCCCGCCGAGGCGAGCTGTAGCATCTCCACTGGTCTGCAGAAGATGGTCATAGACAATGAACTTTCAGG atTGGTTGATTTTACCAGGTTACCCTCCCCAACCCCAGAAAACAAGGACCTATTCTTTGTGACACGGAGCTCAGGGATCCAGCCCTCCCCAGCACGCAGCTCGAGTTACTCTGAGACCAACGAGCCGGACCTGGGCATGGCAAATGGCAGCAAAAGCCTGTCCATGGTGGACCTCCAGGACCCACGCAGTCTGGAAGGTGGCCCGGGTCCTTGTACCTCAGACACTTTGGGTGAAGGCCCAGGCTCTGGTGGTGGCTGGTCAGCCAGAGTACCACAAGGCAACATCCTGGGAGGTCCCACCTTGAGAAGGCCAGGCCAGACCCCCACCACCCCAGGAACAGAAAGCACCCCAGGTCGACCCGCCCAACTGCTCGCCCCCCTATCCTTCCAGAATCCAGTTTACCAGATGGcggcctgcctgcctgtctccCCGCGCGGAATGACCGACTCAGGGTCAGAGTGCCACAGTTCTGTCAGTTCCCACAGCAACAATGAGGAGGGACCCGCAGGAGGAAAACACGCCTTCTTGAACcatggtggaggtggtggtggggggagcAGCGGGGACGAGTACGCCAGGCGTTCGGGCGAGTTCAACCGCCGACAACTATCCCTCACGGAAATGCAGCACCAGCCCACCGTCCCCAGACAGAACAGCGCTGGCCCACAGCGGAGGATAGACCAGCCCCCGCCTCAGAGCATCACTCGGGGCCGCACCCCGCCGAATCTGCTAAACAGCGGACCCTACCCCCGGCCCTCGTCTGGCAGCATGATGACATCATCCCCCGACTGGCCCGGCAGCGGTGCTCGGTTACGACAGCAGTCCTCTTCTTCCAAAGGTGACAGTCCTGAGACCAAGCAGAGGGCTCAGCACAAACAG GCCCCCTCCCCTGTGAACCCAAGTGCGCTGGACCGCACAGCAGCCTGGCTATTGAATATGAATGTGCAGTATTTAGACCATGAGCGGATGGAGCCCGAGTcactgagaaacagagaggatcTGACTCAGGTGGAGAAG TACCAGCAGGAGATCGCggtgctgcaggagaagctgcgGGCATCGGTGCAGAAGCTGGAGGAGTATGAGGCCCGGCTGAAGGGTCAGGACGAGCAGGCCCAGAAGGTGCTGATGGAGTACCAGGCCAGGCTGGAGGAGTCGGAGGAGCGCCTGCGCCGACAGCAGGACGACAAGGACCTGCAGATGAAGGGCATCATCAGCAG GTTAATGTCGGTggaagaggagctgaagaaggatCATTCCGACATGCAGGCGGTCGTCGACTCCAAACAGAAAATCATCGATGCACAG gagAAGCGTATAGCGTCGCTGGACGCAACCAATGCCCGTCTGATGGGCACTCTGACCCAGCTGAAGGAACGCTACAGCATGCAGACCCGCAACGGCATCTCCCCCACCAACCCCACCAAACTGCAGATCACCGAGAACGGAGAGTTCAGGAACAGCAGCAACTGCTAG